One segment of Aulosira sp. FACHB-615 DNA contains the following:
- a CDS encoding DUF2834 domain-containing protein — protein MLRKVSLFSLWVGFVVYAFFLAPPDQPDTFELIKKLSLGQWQGINPLVISLFNLMGIWPLAYSALAFIDGRNQKIPAWPFATASFGVGAFALLPYLFLREPNQEFVGKKNIFIKLVDARLTGIILTVIAGILVAYGVQGGDWQDFIQQWQTNRFIHVMSLDFCLLSLLFPVLLGDDMARRGWKNHQIFWLISLVPLFGPLIYLCVRPALPEAETTGISKQKLTVN, from the coding sequence ATGTTGAGGAAAGTATCTCTGTTTTCCCTGTGGGTGGGATTTGTGGTTTATGCTTTTTTCCTAGCACCCCCTGATCAACCTGATACATTCGAGTTAATCAAGAAACTTTCTCTTGGTCAATGGCAAGGAATCAACCCTCTAGTGATTTCCTTGTTTAATCTGATGGGGATTTGGCCTCTTGCCTACAGTGCATTAGCATTTATTGATGGTAGAAATCAAAAAATCCCAGCTTGGCCATTTGCGACTGCATCTTTTGGTGTAGGTGCTTTTGCTTTGTTACCTTATTTATTTCTCCGAGAGCCAAATCAAGAATTTGTTGGCAAAAAAAATATTTTCATCAAGCTGGTAGATGCTCGCCTGACTGGGATTATACTCACCGTAATTGCAGGCATATTAGTTGCTTATGGTGTGCAAGGTGGAGACTGGCAAGATTTTATCCAACAGTGGCAAACTAACCGCTTTATCCATGTGATGAGTTTAGATTTTTGCTTGCTGAGTTTATTATTCCCGGTGTTGCTAGGAGATGATATGGCGCGTCGGGGTTGGAAAAATCATCAAATATTTTGGTTAATCAGTTTGGTTCCGTTATTTGGCCCGTTAATTTATTTGTGTGTCCGTCCAGCTTTACCGGAAGCTGAGACAACAGGTATATCTAAGCAAAAATTGACTGTTAATTAA
- a CDS encoding type I restriction endonuclease subunit R, which produces MVSGVGITDTIKSLSDLQTRCNLTQADSDRFFLEWFEELTELNPQEQAGITRIKQRYDYHRVDGLLLEGTINLLVVSPLLELAGFLDPPYRIRSPYGVALELEDPEETIRGFIDTLTVQDRLWILVVESKRTSIPVPAALPQLLAYMLTNSESNKPVFGMATNGDEFVFLKLTFNENPQYDVSRTFSLFPRRHELAEVLQIMKRLGQVVLS; this is translated from the coding sequence ATGGTTTCTGGCGTTGGTATTACTGACACTATTAAAAGCTTGAGTGATTTACAAACTCGTTGTAATTTAACTCAAGCTGATAGCGATCGCTTTTTCTTGGAATGGTTTGAAGAATTAACCGAACTCAATCCCCAAGAACAGGCGGGTATTACTCGGATTAAGCAACGCTACGATTATCACCGGGTTGATGGGTTACTTTTAGAAGGTACGATTAATCTTTTAGTAGTTTCACCTTTACTAGAACTTGCAGGATTTCTCGATCCTCCATACCGAATTCGTTCACCTTATGGAGTCGCATTAGAACTTGAAGATCCTGAAGAAACAATTCGCGGCTTTATTGATACCCTAACTGTACAAGATAGGCTTTGGATTTTGGTTGTGGAGTCGAAACGAACTAGCATTCCTGTACCCGCAGCATTACCACAGTTATTAGCTTATATGCTGACTAACTCTGAAAGCAATAAACCTGTGTTTGGAATGGCGACAAACGGTGATGAGTTTGTATTTCTTAAGCTCACTTTCAATGAAAATCCCCAGTATGATGTATCACGAACATTTTCTTTATTTCCTAGAAGACATGAGTTAGCTGAAGTTTTGCAGATTATGAAGCGATTGGGACAAGTAGTGCTGAGTTGA